Proteins encoded together in one Gemmatimonadaceae bacterium window:
- a CDS encoding ABC transporter permease: MPFFEAIRLAFAQIRVQKLKSFFTLLGVMIGVMFLIAVVSIVSGMGNYMKDELVGKLIALNSFELRQRPNLNIGDVNDAERRSWRTRPRIYEYDVPPVVAALAAGTGWAEYSENGVNVEAPYASPRRVTAYGVSDQYFTIKRMDVALGRLPTAQEYLLGSSVIVIGKDVQDHFFPSLNPLGRELRVGGVPYTVIGVAEPQGSAFGISFDGFLVAPARSPIRRYLNPHGVVDAVIIQSPTEAGIADNEERVREVMRARHQLHPEQPDDFTMETSDSALAFWKKIQGYLVLAGIALPAIGLVVGAIVIMNIMLVAVAERTREIGIRKALGARRRDILRQFLVESTTLATLGAAIGVGMGFAFAKLISMFSPLPAAVELWSVVLGVSVGAGVGIIAGVYPASRAALLDPIAALRQE; the protein is encoded by the coding sequence TTGCCCTTCTTCGAAGCCATCCGTCTCGCGTTCGCCCAGATCCGCGTGCAGAAGCTCAAGAGCTTCTTCACGCTGCTCGGCGTGATGATCGGCGTCATGTTCCTCATCGCCGTGGTCTCCATCGTGAGCGGCATGGGCAACTACATGAAGGACGAGCTGGTGGGCAAGCTCATCGCGCTCAATTCCTTCGAGTTGCGGCAGCGGCCCAACCTGAATATCGGCGATGTGAACGACGCCGAGCGCCGTTCGTGGCGCACCCGTCCACGAATCTACGAGTACGACGTCCCCCCGGTGGTCGCGGCGCTCGCCGCCGGCACGGGCTGGGCCGAGTACAGCGAGAACGGCGTGAACGTCGAGGCCCCGTACGCGTCGCCGCGTCGCGTCACCGCTTACGGCGTGAGCGATCAGTATTTCACCATCAAGCGCATGGACGTCGCCCTTGGGCGCCTGCCCACGGCGCAGGAATACCTGCTCGGCTCTTCGGTGATCGTGATCGGCAAGGACGTCCAGGATCACTTCTTCCCGTCCCTGAATCCGCTGGGCCGCGAGCTGCGGGTGGGCGGGGTGCCCTACACGGTCATCGGCGTCGCCGAGCCGCAGGGCAGCGCGTTCGGCATCTCGTTCGATGGCTTCCTCGTGGCCCCGGCCCGATCACCCATCCGGCGGTATCTCAATCCGCACGGCGTCGTGGACGCGGTGATCATCCAGTCGCCCACCGAGGCCGGCATCGCCGACAACGAAGAACGGGTGCGCGAGGTGATGCGGGCCCGCCACCAACTGCACCCGGAGCAGCCCGACGACTTCACCATGGAGACGTCGGACTCGGCGCTCGCCTTCTGGAAGAAGATCCAGGGCTACCTCGTGCTCGCCGGCATCGCGCTGCCGGCGATCGGACTTGTGGTGGGCGCCATCGTGATCATGAATATCATGCTCGTGGCCGTCGCCGAGCGGACGCGCGAGATCGGCATTCGCAAGGCGCTCGGGGCCCGCCGGCGGGACATCCTGCGGCAGTTCCTGGTGGAGAGCACCACGCTCGCCACCCTCGGGGCCGCGATCGGCGTAGGCATGGGCTTCGCCTTCGCCAAGCTCATCTCGATGTTCAGCCCACTCCCCGCGGCGGTGGAACTCTGGTCGGTGGTCCTCGGGGTGTCGGTGGGAGCTGGCGTCGGCATCATTGCCGGCGTCTATCCGGCCAGCCGCGCCGCGCTGCTCGACCCCATCGCTGCGCTGCGCCAGGAGTAG
- a CDS encoding ABC transporter permease codes for MHALFEAWIFNLTEGVGIAVESIRGNKVRAGLTILGIAVGVFVVVVISAAVHGINASVAKDLESAGPKTFFVSRYPISFEACDGTDATCKWRHNPPLTMADQRAMDALPGVRAAGARIDLGLPVKYADRSLSAAQISALTSNWIIIDGGGDLYPGRSWTPNEANAGQRVAVINDVMATQLFGESDPLDKVIAIRGEPFTVIGVYHEAASFLSGGDRSRAIIPIETAFRVLNAGRRQISITVVPRTAVSRDDAIDAVTSVLRQHHGLRPEVDNDFAIITQDKIFDTYNKVVGMFFLVMIVLSAIGLMVGGVGVVAIMMISVTERTREIGVRKALGATRATILWQFLVEAVTLTGIGATIGLVAGVLVALIVRSATPIPASVPPLAIAAALGTSAITGVLFGLLPAAKASRLDPVDALRYE; via the coding sequence GTGCACGCACTCTTCGAAGCCTGGATCTTCAACCTCACCGAGGGTGTGGGGATCGCCGTCGAGTCGATTCGCGGCAACAAGGTGCGCGCCGGCCTCACGATCCTTGGCATCGCGGTGGGCGTGTTCGTGGTGGTCGTCATCTCGGCAGCCGTGCACGGCATCAACGCGAGCGTGGCCAAGGACCTCGAGTCGGCCGGGCCCAAGACGTTCTTCGTGTCCCGGTATCCGATCAGCTTCGAGGCCTGCGACGGCACCGACGCCACCTGCAAGTGGCGGCACAATCCGCCGCTCACGATGGCCGATCAGCGCGCCATGGATGCGCTGCCCGGCGTGCGGGCTGCCGGTGCCCGGATCGACCTCGGGCTCCCCGTGAAGTATGCCGACCGGTCACTCAGCGCCGCACAGATCAGCGCCCTTACCTCCAACTGGATCATCATCGACGGTGGCGGCGACCTCTACCCCGGCCGGAGTTGGACCCCCAACGAAGCCAACGCCGGCCAGCGCGTCGCCGTGATCAACGACGTCATGGCCACGCAGCTGTTCGGCGAATCCGACCCGCTCGACAAGGTCATCGCGATCCGCGGCGAACCGTTCACCGTGATCGGCGTGTACCACGAGGCGGCCAGCTTCCTCTCCGGGGGCGATCGCTCGCGCGCGATCATCCCCATCGAGACCGCGTTCCGCGTGCTCAACGCCGGCCGCCGCCAGATCTCGATCACGGTGGTGCCGCGTACCGCCGTCTCCCGCGACGACGCCATCGACGCCGTGACGTCCGTGCTGCGCCAGCACCACGGGCTGCGCCCAGAAGTGGACAACGACTTCGCGATCATCACGCAGGACAAGATCTTCGACACCTACAACAAGGTGGTCGGCATGTTCTTCCTGGTGATGATCGTGCTGTCGGCCATTGGGCTCATGGTCGGAGGCGTGGGGGTGGTGGCGATCATGATGATCAGCGTCACCGAACGGACCCGCGAGATCGGCGTGCGAAAGGCTCTGGGGGCCACGAGGGCCACCATCCTATGGCAGTTCCTTGTGGAGGCCGTGACCCTCACCGGAATCGGCGCGACGATCGGCCTCGTGGCTGGGGTCCTCGTGGCGCTGATCGTCCGTTCTGCCACGCCGATTCCCGCGTCCGTCCCCCCACTGGCCATCGCGGCCGCGCTCGGAACGAGCGCCATCACCGGGGTGCTGTTCGGGCTACTGCCGGCCGCCAAGGCGTCACGCCTCGATCCGGTGGACGCGCTGCGGTACGAATAG
- a CDS encoding ABC transporter permease: protein MQLFEAIRLALSQIRVQKLKSFFTLLGVMISVMFLIAVVSIVQGMSVYVEQDFAGKFLGINTFSLRPFPDINTGNVTDAEWKEWQRRPKITVDDALAVKAALPDDARWAIQDVRWLNVSSDYASGGAQVLAMAVTPQYFKIKDLGITQGRAFGDQEDALGSDVVVIGDAIASQYFANLDPIGRVLRVGRFPFTVIGVLDHQGTVFGLNLDQQVIAPFHSEMSRLTGARQSLYGVVVQAPTPAQFQPLEEVVREVMRNRHQLHPAEQDNFVMESSASALTQWETIKKYLVLAGIVLPAIGLVVGAIVIMNIMLVAVAERTREIGIRKSLGARRRDILAQFLVESATLSSVGALFGVGLGISMAKVVALVSPLPAAVAPWSIVVAVAVGAGVGIIAGAYPASRASRLDPILAIRAE, encoded by the coding sequence GTGCAGCTATTCGAAGCCATTCGTCTCGCGCTCTCACAGATCCGGGTACAGAAGCTGAAGAGCTTCTTCACCCTGCTCGGCGTGATGATCAGCGTGATGTTCCTGATCGCCGTCGTATCCATCGTGCAGGGAATGAGCGTGTACGTGGAGCAGGACTTTGCCGGCAAGTTCCTGGGCATCAACACGTTCAGTCTGCGTCCGTTTCCCGATATCAACACGGGCAACGTCACCGACGCCGAGTGGAAGGAATGGCAGCGCCGGCCCAAGATCACCGTCGATGATGCGCTGGCCGTGAAGGCGGCGTTGCCCGACGATGCGCGGTGGGCCATTCAAGACGTGCGATGGCTGAACGTCAGTTCGGATTACGCCAGTGGTGGCGCGCAGGTGCTGGCCATGGCGGTGACCCCTCAATACTTCAAGATCAAGGACCTGGGCATTACTCAGGGGCGCGCGTTCGGGGATCAGGAGGACGCGCTGGGGTCCGACGTGGTCGTGATCGGCGACGCCATCGCGTCGCAGTATTTCGCGAACCTCGACCCCATCGGCCGGGTGCTCAGGGTTGGACGGTTTCCATTCACGGTGATCGGCGTGCTGGACCACCAGGGCACCGTGTTCGGCCTCAATCTGGATCAGCAGGTGATCGCGCCGTTCCATTCCGAGATGTCGCGGCTCACGGGCGCCCGCCAGAGCCTGTACGGCGTGGTGGTACAGGCGCCCACGCCGGCGCAGTTCCAACCGCTCGAGGAGGTGGTGCGCGAGGTGATGCGCAATCGCCATCAACTGCACCCCGCTGAGCAGGACAACTTCGTGATGGAGAGTTCGGCGTCCGCGCTCACGCAATGGGAGACGATCAAGAAGTACCTCGTGCTCGCCGGCATCGTGCTGCCGGCCATCGGGCTCGTGGTGGGCGCCATCGTGATCATGAACATCATGCTCGTGGCGGTGGCCGAGCGGACGCGCGAGATCGGCATCCGCAAGTCGCTGGGGGCGCGCCGCCGGGACATCCTGGCGCAGTTCCTGGTGGAGAGCGCCACGCTGAGCAGCGTGGGCGCACTGTTCGGCGTGGGCCTCGGGATATCGATGGCCAAGGTGGTGGCCCTGGTCTCGCCGCTGCCGGCGGCGGTGGCGCCCTGGTCGATCGTCGTGGCGGTGGCGGTCGGCGCCGGCGTGGGGATCATCGCCGGCGCCTACCCCGCCAGCCGCGCGTCGCGGCTCGACCCCATCCTTGCCATCCGGGCCGAATGA
- a CDS encoding ABC transporter permease: MKNVIARVSAMVEGVLMALDSIRANRVRAGLTILGIAVGVFVVTVMSAAVHGINAGVSASISAAGPTTFFITRWPAQINSCNGSADSCPWRRNPSLTLDQARQIGNLADVQAVTAHISSNASIKFADRELGAVSVDGYTPDWFDVSGGEISKGRNFTPQENDAGDPVALVNSKIVDNLFMGADPVGKVVRLNGNAFTIIGVYDPIANAFDSGDNGKVVVPILTAYRRLNFSLRWLDLTVKPVPGVNRDAAMDETIALLRSTRHLRPATQNDFFVSTPEKILELYNKIVGVFFLVMITLSAVGLLVGGVGVIAIMMISVTERTREIGVRKALGATRATILWQFLVEAATLTTLGALVGLAVGGALTYVVRHATPIDASTPPVAIMIALLGSAFAGIVFGLLPAVRAASLDPVEALRYE; the protein is encoded by the coding sequence ATGAAGAACGTAATAGCTCGCGTCTCGGCCATGGTCGAGGGCGTGTTGATGGCCCTCGACTCCATCCGGGCCAATCGCGTGAGGGCGGGCCTCACCATCCTCGGCATTGCCGTGGGCGTGTTCGTCGTGACGGTGATGTCGGCCGCCGTACACGGCATCAACGCCGGCGTGTCGGCCAGTATCTCGGCGGCGGGGCCCACGACCTTCTTCATCACCCGGTGGCCGGCGCAGATCAACAGTTGCAACGGTTCGGCCGATTCCTGCCCCTGGCGCCGCAATCCGTCGCTCACGCTGGATCAGGCCCGACAGATCGGCAATCTGGCCGACGTGCAGGCGGTCACGGCGCACATAAGCAGCAACGCCTCCATCAAATTCGCCGACCGAGAACTGGGCGCCGTATCGGTGGACGGGTATACGCCGGATTGGTTCGACGTTTCGGGTGGGGAGATCTCCAAAGGACGCAACTTCACGCCGCAGGAGAACGACGCCGGCGACCCGGTGGCGCTGGTCAATTCCAAGATCGTCGACAATCTCTTCATGGGCGCCGATCCGGTGGGCAAGGTGGTGCGGCTCAACGGGAACGCGTTCACGATCATCGGTGTGTACGACCCCATCGCGAACGCCTTCGACAGCGGCGACAACGGCAAGGTCGTGGTCCCCATCCTCACGGCCTACCGGCGGCTCAACTTCAGCCTGCGCTGGCTCGATCTCACCGTGAAGCCAGTGCCCGGCGTCAACCGCGACGCCGCGATGGACGAGACGATCGCCCTCCTGCGGTCGACTCGGCATCTGCGGCCGGCCACCCAGAACGACTTCTTCGTTTCGACGCCGGAGAAGATCCTCGAGCTGTACAACAAGATCGTCGGCGTGTTCTTCCTGGTCATGATCACGCTGTCGGCCGTCGGGCTGCTCGTGGGCGGCGTGGGGGTGATCGCGATCATGATGATCAGCGTCACGGAACGCACCCGCGAGATCGGCGTCCGCAAAGCACTGGGCGCCACCCGGGCGACCATTCTCTGGCAGTTCCTGGTCGAGGCCGCCACGCTCACCACTCTCGGGGCGCTGGTCGGGCTCGCCGTGGGCGGCGCGCTTACCTATGTGGTGCGCCATGCCACGCCGATCGACGCCAGCACGCCACCCGTGGCGATCATGATCGCCCTGCTGGGCAGCGCGTTCGCCGGTATCGTATTCGGCCTTCTGCCCGCCGTGCGAGCGGCGAGTCTCGACCCGGTGGAAGCGCTCAGGTACGAGTGA